A stretch of Rhinopithecus roxellana isolate Shanxi Qingling chromosome 12, ASM756505v1, whole genome shotgun sequence DNA encodes these proteins:
- the EXO5 gene encoding exonuclease V codes for MAETREEETVSAEASGFSDLSDSEFLEFLDLEDAQESHALVNMPGPSSESLGKDDKPINLQNWKRGLDILSPMERFHLKYLYVTDLATQNWCELQTAYGKELPGFLAPEKAAVLDTGASIHLARELELHDLVTVPVTTKEDAWAIKFLNILLMIPTLQSEGHIREFPVFGEVEGVLLVGVIDELHYTAKGELELVELKTRRRPMLPLEAQKKKDCFQVSLYKYIFDAMVQGKVTPASLIHHTKLCPEKPLGLSVLRHAQKGGFSVKSLGDLMELVFLSLTLSDLPVIDILKIEYIHQETATVLGTEIVAFEEKEVRAKVQHYMAYWMGHREPQGVDVEEAWKCRTCAYADICEWRKGSGVLSSTLRPQAKKAK; via the coding sequence ATGGCAGAGACAAGAGAAGAGGAGACGGTGTCAGCAGAAGCCTCCGGGTTCTCAGACTTGAGTGACTCAGAATTCCTGGAGTTTCTGGACCTAGAAGATGCCCAAGAGTCACATGCTTTAGTTAACATGCCTGGCCCATCTTCTGAATCCCTTGGGAAGGATGACAAACCCATAAACTTACAAAACTGGAAAAGAGGATTGGATATCTTATCACCCATGGAGAGATTCCACCTTAAATATCTGTATGTCACTGACCTGGCTACTCAGAACTGGTGTGAACTGCAAACAGCATATGGGAAGGAGCTTCCTGGTTTTTTGGCACCTGAGAAGGCAGCTGTTTTGGACACTGGTGCCAGCATACACCTAGCTAGAGAACTAGAACTTCATGATCTTGTGACTGTCCCAGTCACCACTAAAGAAGATGCTTGGGCAATTAAGTTTCTGAATATACTTTTGATGATTCCTACCCTGCAGTCAGAAGGGCATATCAGAGAGTTTCCTGTGTTTGGGGAAGTGGAGGGTGTACTTCTTGTTGGAGTAATTGATGAGCTACACTATACAGCCAAGGGGGAACTGGAACTGGTGGAACTCAAGACACGCAGGCGCCCTATGCTCCCTCTGGaagctcagaaaaagaaagactgtTTTCAAGTCAGCCTATACAAATACATCTTTGATGCCATGGTACAAGGAAAAGTGACCCCTGCTAGCTTAATCCACCACACGAAGTTGTGTCCAGAAAAGCCACTCGGGCTATCAGTGCTGAGGCATGCCCAGAAAGGAGGTTTCTCTGTGAAATCTTTGGGTGACCTCATGGAACTGGTCTTCTTGTCTCTAACACTGTCAGACCTTCCAGTTATTGATATCTTGAAGATTGAGTATATCCACCAAGAGACTGCCACAGTGCTGGGTACTGAGATTGTAGCCTTTGAAGAGAAGGAGGTGAGAGCCAAGGTGCAGCATTATATGGCCTACTGGATGGGCCACCGAGAGCCCCAGGGAGTCGATGTGGAGGAGGCTTGGAAGTGCCGGACATGTGCATATGCAGACATTTGTGAGTGGAGAAAGGGCAGTGGAGTACTCAGCTCTACACTGAGGCCCCAAGCCAAAAAAGCCAAATGA